The following proteins are encoded in a genomic region of Desulfuromonadales bacterium:
- a CDS encoding aspartate kinase has protein sequence MALVVQKYGGTSVGTIDRIRNVARRVAKTYDDGNDVVVIVSAMSGETNKLVALANETCEFPSEREYDVLVATGEQVTIALLSMCLQSMGYKAKSYMGHQIPILTDSAFSKARIEKIDDKKIREDLKNGTIIVVAGFQGVDKEGNTTTLGRGGSDTSAVAVAAALKADVCEIYTDVDGVYTTDPRIVPDASKMEKISYEEMLELASLGSKVLQIRSVEFAKKYNVVVHVRSSFNDNPGTLVMKEDADMEAVLVSGISYNKDEAKISVFRVPDKPGIAAQLFSPLSHANITVDMIIQNVSHEGYTDLTFTVPKADFKKALKIVEETAKDIGASGVSSDESIAKVSIVGVGMRSHSGVASKMFQTLSQEGINIQMISTSEIKVSCIIDAKYTELAVRVLHDAFGLAKKDVKAE, from the coding sequence ATGGCCCTGGTTGTGCAGAAGTATGGTGGGACTTCGGTCGGTACCATCGACAGGATCCGCAATGTCGCCCGGCGCGTGGCCAAGACCTACGACGACGGCAATGACGTGGTGGTGATCGTCTCGGCGATGTCCGGGGAGACCAACAAGCTGGTGGCGCTCGCCAACGAGACGTGCGAGTTTCCCAGTGAGCGGGAGTACGATGTGCTGGTCGCCACCGGCGAGCAGGTGACCATCGCCCTCCTTTCGATGTGCCTGCAGTCGATGGGGTACAAGGCCAAGAGCTACATGGGGCACCAGATCCCGATCCTCACCGACAGCGCCTTTTCCAAGGCGCGCATCGAGAAGATCGACGACAAGAAGATTCGCGAGGATCTGAAGAACGGCACCATCATCGTGGTGGCGGGCTTCCAGGGAGTCGACAAGGAGGGAAACACCACCACCCTCGGCCGCGGCGGTTCCGATACCTCGGCGGTGGCGGTGGCGGCGGCGCTCAAGGCCGACGTCTGCGAGATCTACACCGACGTCGACGGGGTCTATACCACCGACCCGCGGATTGTTCCCGACGCCTCGAAGATGGAGAAGATCTCCTACGAGGAAATGCTCGAACTGGCCTCGCTCGGTTCGAAGGTGCTGCAGATCCGCTCGGTGGAATTCGCCAAGAAATATAATGTGGTCGTCCACGTCCGCTCGAGTTTCAACGACAATCCAGGGACCCTGGTCATGAAGGAGGATGCCGATATGGAAGCCGTTCTGGTTTCGGGGATCAGCTATAACAAGGATGAAGCCAAGATTTCCGTCTTCCGGGTTCCCGACAAGCCCGGGATTGCCGCTCAACTTTTTTCGCCCCTGTCCCACGCCAACATCACCGTCGACATGATCATCCAGAACGTCTCCCACGAGGGGTACACCGACCTGACGTTCACCGTTCCCAAGGCGGACTTCAAGAAGGCCCTCAAGATCGTCGAAGAAACAGCCAAGGACATCGGCGCCAGCGGGGTTTCCTCCGACGAGAGCATCGCCAAGGTGTCGATCGTCGGCGTCGGCATGCGTTCCCACTCCGGTGTCGCCAGCAAGATGTTCCAGACCCTTTCCCAGGAAGGGATCAATATCCAGATGATCTCCACCAGCGAGATCAAGGTTTCCTGTATTATCGACGCCAAATACACCGAACTGGCGGTGCGCGTGCTGCACGACGCCTTCGGTCTGGCCAAGAAGGACGTCAAGGCGGAATAA